AACCTATGAGTATGCTTGCATTTCCATCATTTATTTCCACTGACTGGGTCCGTATGGTATCTGACTTTCCGAAATCTGTGAAGTCAAGTTGATATTCAGGGATTAGGTGATCTTCCTCAACCCGGTAAATCGTATCCTTTTGATCAACCATTCCCTCGAACCGAACGCGCGGAATATAAAAGAGAAGGTTTTCATTTTTTTTACCAAATGGCTTAAGGAAAGTGTTGATTCTGTAAAATCGTGAATAAAAGCTATAGAGTGGGGTTTCCTGTGAGTTGAATTCCAGGGTGGTAGGCTCTAAGAAGCTTAGCAATACCGTTTGTGCACCACTACCATAAGATTCAATACCTTCTTGAATTACTAATACCTTATCATTTTCCTTATAGATGGAAATTGGACGTCCGGGTAATTTTTTACTTGATGCTATAAAATCCCCTTCCAAATCAAAGGAACTCAATACCATTTTTTCCCAATCAGCAAGTAGGACTCTACTATTAATTTCATCTAAGTAAATGGAAGTAGGAACATTATATTCATCTGGACCATCACCTTTTTTTCCTAAAGTCTGAATGAAATTCCCATCGTGATCAAACTTTAAAAGGCCTTGCTTCATATCCAAAAGGAAAATATAGTCCTTTGCAAAAGTAATATACTGTATTGAAGAAATTGGGGGATTACCTGGGCGTTCTAGATCGATAGTGTCTATTGCCTTAAACTGTAAATCATTTTCATGATCGAGCAAAAATTCTTTGCTGATTTCTATCTGATGGATGCCTTTTACTACTTCGGTCTCATTTTTAGTGTTACAATATTGAAAAAGTGCCAGGCACAACAAGAGATAAAATCCAGTAGAAAATTTCATGGTCAATAGG
This genomic window from Algoriphagus sp. TR-M9 contains:
- a CDS encoding 6-bladed beta-propeller translates to MKFSTGFYLLLCLALFQYCNTKNETEVVKGIHQIEISKEFLLDHENDLQFKAIDTIDLERPGNPPISSIQYITFAKDYIFLLDMKQGLLKFDHDGNFIQTLGKKGDGPDEYNVPTSIYLDEINSRVLLADWEKMVLSSFDLEGDFIASSKKLPGRPISIYKENDKVLVIQEGIESYGSGAQTVLLSFLEPTTLEFNSQETPLYSFYSRFYRINTFLKPFGKKNENLLFYIPRVRFEGMVDQKDTIYRVEEDHLIPEYQLDFTDFGKSDTIRTQSVEINDGNASILIGYKKDSYHLILDLKNSVPTFSRQLPRESYSLEVFPKHLTKDTYYSIIKNMKGAEEKNPKIVMYALTKE